From a single Aerosakkonema funiforme FACHB-1375 genomic region:
- a CDS encoding RNA-guided endonuclease InsQ/TnpB family protein, which yields MKITISIPVNLPSDRFLPLMNQCAEIFNTHIDWSLANRTYNKNKAHKDLYRSLRGQFPCVPSALVQTVRDNALEAIKATKFKRTPRKKPTSGLRYDKRTITLRGKQLTLSCIGKRVSLILDVPPYFREVFEAWDFCGATVTYTKHTKQFWVRLVFETVDPVATDGKTQGIDRGLYHQAVTSDGQFFSSDKIREVQRRYLYNRRRLQQKGTRSAKRQLKAMSGREKRFMRNTNHCVSKKLANQPDVTVFVLEDLSSIRTQSRGKKVNKWLSSWPFYQQEQFLTYKSIALGKKVVHIDPSYTSQKCNICKHIKKTFRHKSKFHCKNCGHKTHADLNAARNIRDDYLLSSTEGTEEQGSVNNPDVSASFSG from the coding sequence ATGAAAATAACTATTAGCATTCCAGTTAACTTGCCAAGTGATAGATTTCTGCCCCTAATGAATCAGTGTGCAGAAATATTTAATACTCATATTGACTGGTCATTAGCTAACAGAACCTATAACAAAAACAAGGCACACAAGGATCTATATCGCTCACTTAGAGGACAATTTCCCTGCGTGCCTTCTGCTTTGGTGCAAACCGTCAGGGACAACGCATTAGAAGCTATTAAAGCTACCAAATTTAAACGCACTCCCAGAAAGAAGCCCACGTCAGGATTGAGATATGACAAACGAACTATAACACTAAGAGGCAAGCAATTAACTCTTAGCTGCATTGGTAAGCGAGTCAGCTTAATTCTTGATGTCCCGCCATATTTTCGAGAAGTGTTTGAAGCTTGGGATTTCTGTGGTGCAACTGTTACCTATACTAAACACACCAAGCAATTCTGGGTGCGTTTAGTATTTGAAACCGTAGACCCAGTGGCAACTGACGGAAAAACTCAAGGGATTGACCGAGGCTTATATCATCAAGCCGTTACTTCTGACGGTCAATTTTTCAGTTCTGATAAAATCAGAGAAGTCCAAAGGCGTTACTTATACAATCGTCGGAGACTCCAGCAAAAAGGCACTCGTAGCGCCAAACGTCAATTAAAAGCGATGTCTGGTCGCGAGAAGCGGTTCATGCGGAATACGAATCATTGTGTAAGTAAAAAGCTGGCTAACCAACCGGATGTAACGGTCTTTGTGTTAGAAGACTTATCTAGCATTCGGACTCAAAGCCGAGGCAAGAAAGTTAATAAATGGTTGAGTAGTTGGCCGTTCTATCAGCAAGAGCAATTTTTGACTTACAAATCTATTGCACTGGGTAAGAAAGTGGTTCACATCGATCCTAGTTACACTTCTCAAAAATGCAATATTTGCAAGCATATCAAAAAAACTTTTCGGCATAAGTCTAAGTTCCACTGTAAAAATTGTGGACATAAAACTCATGCCGATTTAAATGCTGCTAGAAATATTCGTGACGATTATCTTCTCTCCTCTACCGAAGGGACAGAGGAGCAGGGTTCGGTCAATAACCCGGATGTTTCAGCCAGTTTCTCTGGTTAG
- a CDS encoding peptidoglycan-binding domain-containing protein, protein MENLVYIHLASSYDAAEASQDTGSPKLLKVSQHKVNWKKVYRRVWINLVSIAIASVGLGIAGQAMAELRQGSKGPDVLELQEQLTQLGYFNRRPTGSFGPLTKSAVIRFQQNEGLRPNGIVEEQTQQRLQEKIAGTEKAAPASVETVSSRRTLKKGAKGSEVSYLQQLLSDAGVYDGEINGNFDSQTHASVKQFQRYSGLKVDGIVGKRTWTTLVDGDKQTSNQPFDNSPFTNESAFGQPTGQPINAPVLRQGDKGEGVKDLQDRLRDLGYFKSRSTGAFGSVTKAAVIRFQRDKGLRPDGIVDKKTQAALETSSSTSNLDVSELQERLKEKGFYQGPIDGNFNAQTRSAVKAAQRAYGINERDILKVGF, encoded by the coding sequence ATGGAAAACCTTGTTTATATACATCTCGCAAGTTCCTATGATGCGGCAGAGGCAAGTCAGGATACTGGAAGCCCCAAGCTGCTAAAAGTTTCCCAGCACAAAGTAAACTGGAAAAAGGTTTACAGAAGAGTCTGGATTAATTTGGTCAGTATTGCGATCGCTAGCGTGGGCTTGGGAATCGCAGGTCAGGCAATGGCCGAACTGCGCCAAGGCTCTAAAGGCCCAGATGTACTGGAACTCCAGGAGCAATTGACACAACTCGGTTACTTCAACCGTCGTCCGACCGGTAGTTTTGGCCCCTTGACCAAATCGGCTGTCATTCGTTTCCAGCAAAATGAGGGACTGAGGCCGAATGGTATAGTGGAAGAGCAAACACAACAAAGATTGCAAGAAAAAATCGCGGGAACCGAAAAAGCCGCTCCCGCTAGTGTTGAAACTGTTTCCAGCCGCCGGACGTTGAAAAAAGGCGCTAAAGGTTCGGAAGTCAGCTACCTACAGCAACTCTTGTCAGATGCGGGTGTTTATGACGGAGAAATCAACGGCAACTTTGACTCCCAAACTCATGCCTCTGTTAAGCAGTTCCAGCGCTATAGCGGTCTAAAAGTTGATGGCATCGTCGGCAAGCGTACTTGGACGACGTTAGTTGACGGCGACAAGCAAACATCAAACCAACCTTTCGATAATTCTCCTTTCACCAACGAATCTGCCTTTGGCCAACCTACTGGCCAACCGATAAACGCACCTGTCCTGCGCCAAGGCGATAAAGGAGAGGGGGTCAAAGACCTACAGGATCGTTTGCGAGATTTAGGTTATTTCAAAAGTCGTTCCACTGGGGCTTTTGGATCGGTAACCAAGGCTGCTGTAATCCGCTTCCAGCGAGATAAGGGTCTGAGGCCCGATGGAATCGTGGATAAGAAAACTCAAGCCGCATTGGAAACTTCTAGCTCGACGAGTAATTTAGATGTGAGCGAGTTACAAGAGCGTCTCAAAGAAAAAGGCTTTTACCAGGGCCCTATTGATGGTAACTTTAACGCTCAGACTAGATCGGCGGTAAAAGCGGCCCAACGTGCCTACGGCATCAATGAAAGAGACATCCTCAAAGTAGGTTTCTAA
- a CDS encoding transcriptional repressor, whose protein sequence is MTVYTASSLKAELNDRGWRLTPQRETILNVFQELPKGEHLSAEDLYNLLESQGEAISLSTIYRSLKLMSRMGILRELELGEGHKHYELNQPFPHHHDHLICVRCNKTIEFKNDSILKIGMKTAEKEGYHLLDCQLTVHAICPTCQRALLPV, encoded by the coding sequence ATGACTGTCTACACGGCATCCTCACTCAAAGCCGAACTAAATGACAGGGGCTGGCGTTTGACTCCCCAACGAGAGACCATACTGAACGTTTTTCAAGAGCTTCCTAAAGGCGAACATCTGAGTGCAGAAGATCTTTACAATCTGCTGGAGTCTCAAGGAGAAGCGATCAGTCTTTCCACCATCTATCGGAGTCTCAAGCTGATGTCTCGCATGGGTATACTGCGCGAACTGGAACTGGGCGAGGGACACAAACACTACGAACTCAATCAGCCCTTTCCCCATCACCACGATCATCTGATCTGTGTTCGCTGCAATAAAACCATTGAGTTCAAAAACGACTCAATTTTAAAAATAGGGATGAAGACAGCTGAAAAAGAAGGATATCACTTACTTGATTGCCAGCTGACCGTTCATGCCATTTGTCCTACCTGCCAAAGGGCCTTGCTACCCGTATAA
- a CDS encoding PH domain-containing protein gives MGIREDVYYEGGPHIGDLIINILIGLTVIGLPLTVGAIVRALWLRYRITNRRISVTGGWMGRDRSDIIYTEIVDVKKVPRGIGLWGDMVVTLKDGSRLELRAIPKFREIYDYISEKTATKSAKTTKATSS, from the coding sequence ATGGGCATTCGTGAGGACGTTTATTACGAAGGTGGCCCCCATATAGGGGATCTGATTATTAACATCCTGATCGGCCTGACGGTGATTGGCTTACCGTTAACAGTAGGGGCGATCGTCAGAGCTCTGTGGCTGCGCTACCGGATCACCAATCGTCGCATATCGGTGACAGGCGGTTGGATGGGACGCGATCGCAGCGACATCATCTACACAGAAATAGTTGATGTGAAGAAGGTTCCCCGTGGTATCGGCCTTTGGGGCGATATGGTGGTGACGCTCAAAGATGGCAGCCGCCTCGAATTGCGGGCTATCCCGAAGTTTCGCGAAATTTATGACTATATCTCTGAAAAAACGGCGACTAAATCTGCCAAAACAACAAAAGCTACCAGTTCCTAA
- the rnpA gene encoding ribonuclease P protein component, which produces MALPKANRLKHRDDFSAVFRKGIRRSSANLTLRALRKSADSDRDKHYPAKESEVPSRIGISVSQKVSKRAVIRNRIKRLLRAAFRHLLPRLKKGWCLVVVVKPEAQRCEYQQFLQELEQLLAEAEVLNGHS; this is translated from the coding sequence GTGGCTTTGCCTAAAGCAAATCGACTTAAGCACCGAGACGATTTCAGTGCCGTATTCCGCAAGGGGATTCGTCGCAGCAGTGCCAACTTGACCTTGAGAGCCTTGAGAAAGTCAGCAGATTCCGATCGAGACAAGCATTATCCAGCAAAAGAGTCGGAAGTTCCGTCTCGCATCGGCATTTCTGTCAGCCAAAAAGTCAGCAAGCGGGCAGTTATCCGCAATCGGATTAAGCGGCTTCTCAGGGCTGCTTTTCGCCACCTACTTCCCCGCCTGAAAAAAGGCTGGTGTCTTGTGGTTGTCGTCAAACCGGAAGCACAACGGTGCGAATATCAACAATTTCTGCAAGAATTAGAGCAGTTGTTGGCAGAAGCTGAGGTACTAAATGGGCATTCGTGA
- a CDS encoding SH3 domain-containing protein, which produces MSFSGIVKFLLGFIIAIGLMIGAGVAAALYFVTKLTAPPPKPIFPNDKPIVKAQATAAQNPPRPSLTKSAAVTPTPTKTLVAQTPTAEEPSPTPTPSETPSPKPLEPGAYRARVTWSKGLSIRNGPNTESERIGGVGYNESIVVLSESEDKKWVKIRLEDGNTEGWVKAGNVEKVE; this is translated from the coding sequence ATGAGTTTTTCAGGCATTGTCAAATTTTTGCTCGGTTTCATCATCGCGATCGGCTTAATGATCGGCGCAGGCGTAGCAGCAGCACTCTACTTTGTCACCAAGCTAACTGCACCTCCTCCCAAACCCATTTTTCCCAACGACAAACCGATCGTCAAAGCCCAAGCAACAGCAGCTCAAAACCCGCCAAGACCTTCACTTACCAAGTCCGCCGCTGTTACGCCAACCCCAACTAAAACTCTAGTTGCACAGACTCCCACTGCGGAAGAACCGAGTCCTACGCCAACGCCCAGCGAAACTCCTTCGCCAAAACCGCTCGAACCTGGAGCCTACAGAGCCCGCGTCACTTGGTCTAAGGGTCTCAGTATTCGCAATGGCCCAAATACAGAATCCGAACGCATTGGTGGTGTAGGTTATAACGAAAGTATCGTTGTCTTGAGTGAAAGCGAAGACAAAAAGTGGGTGAAGATCCGTTTGGAAGATGGAAATACCGAAGGTTGGGTAAAAGCGGGAAATGTCGAGAAAGTTGAATAG
- a CDS encoding transcriptional repressor, protein MTNYTPNSFKAELNEKGWRLTPQRETILQVFQQLPNGNHLSAEDLHHLLQSKGEQISLSTIYRTLKLMVRMGILRELELAEGHKHYELNQPYPHHHHHLVCIQCNKTIEFKNDSILKMALKQCEKAGLHLLDCQLTIHTICPEALRQGWPSLLPSSWSCLRAFSSSTSSPST, encoded by the coding sequence ATGACTAACTACACACCGAACTCGTTTAAAGCCGAACTGAATGAAAAGGGCTGGCGTTTAACTCCTCAGAGGGAGACTATTTTACAGGTTTTTCAACAACTTCCCAATGGCAATCATCTCAGTGCGGAAGACCTGCACCATTTGCTACAAAGTAAAGGCGAACAGATCAGCCTGTCTACTATTTATCGAACTCTTAAACTAATGGTGAGAATGGGTATCCTGCGAGAACTAGAACTGGCAGAGGGACATAAACATTACGAACTGAATCAACCCTACCCCCATCACCACCATCATTTAGTATGTATTCAATGCAACAAGACGATCGAATTCAAAAACGATTCGATTCTGAAAATGGCCCTTAAGCAATGTGAAAAAGCGGGATTGCATCTGCTTGACTGTCAGCTGACTATCCATACTATTTGTCCGGAAGCTTTGCGTCAGGGGTGGCCCTCTCTACTCCCTAGCAGTTGGTCTTGTCTGAGAGCGTTTTCCTCAAGCACTTCTTCACCTTCTACCTAA
- a CDS encoding Jag family protein, with translation MTDSRMQRGQKWLEELLRLMKIPAKVKPEKQEKLVDNEEEPESDSYWLTIDETNLTPAQIQILIGAEGATLDAIQYLANATLNLGQAHEEQAAYTIELNGYRVRRQAELRALAEYAVQQVRSNGQEFEMKSLSSAERRQIHTFLKEFSDLESYSRGKEPDRRLVVRLR, from the coding sequence ATGACTGATAGTCGAATGCAGCGGGGTCAAAAGTGGCTGGAAGAACTGCTGCGGTTGATGAAAATTCCTGCCAAAGTTAAGCCGGAAAAGCAAGAAAAGCTAGTAGATAATGAGGAAGAGCCAGAATCTGATAGCTACTGGTTGACAATTGACGAAACCAATCTGACGCCAGCGCAAATCCAAATTTTGATTGGTGCGGAAGGAGCAACCCTAGACGCAATTCAGTATCTAGCCAATGCTACCCTCAACCTGGGTCAAGCTCACGAAGAACAAGCAGCTTACACGATCGAATTAAATGGTTACCGCGTCCGCAGACAAGCAGAACTACGCGCTTTGGCAGAGTACGCGGTTCAGCAAGTGCGATCTAACGGTCAAGAGTTTGAAATGAAATCTCTTTCTTCGGCAGAACGGCGTCAAATCCATACCTTTTTAAAGGAATTTAGCGATTTAGAAAGCTACAGTCGGGGCAAAGAACCAGACCGCCGTCTTGTTGTGCGGCTTCGCTGA
- the yidC gene encoding membrane protein insertase YidC, with amino-acid sequence MDFGISFLSNNVMLPILDFFYGIVPSYGLAIVALTLVVRFALYPLSANSIRSMRRTRVTQPVMQKRVKEIQERYKDEPAKQQEEMGKLYKEFGNPLAGCFPILVQMPVLFALFATLRGSPFSDVNYTVNLQIFPKEQIEQIQPQAFATAPQNIYVADGAHYSIAALLPTGNRLVVGETAKVEFQTVEGKPLARLDAEFPETHMTPRWKIIKGEERIRIDENGNIQALEPGEATIQGTIPGLATDKGFLFIDALGRVGAVDQNGVIHWDIVGMVLFFGLSLYLNQLLSGQQGSTSNPQQDTVNKITPIIFSGMFLFFPLPAGVLMYMVIANIFQTAQTFILSREPLPENLQKLVEEQEKEANAKGREALPFEPGRSKKKASG; translated from the coding sequence ATGGATTTTGGAATCAGTTTTCTATCCAACAACGTAATGCTGCCGATCCTGGATTTCTTTTACGGGATCGTCCCCAGCTATGGGCTGGCCATCGTGGCGCTGACACTGGTGGTTCGCTTTGCGCTCTATCCCTTGAGCGCTAACTCCATCCGCAGTATGCGACGCACGCGGGTAACTCAGCCGGTCATGCAAAAGCGGGTAAAGGAAATTCAGGAGCGCTACAAAGACGAACCTGCCAAGCAGCAGGAGGAAATGGGCAAACTCTACAAAGAATTCGGCAACCCTTTAGCAGGATGTTTCCCTATTCTGGTTCAGATGCCGGTACTATTTGCATTGTTTGCCACCTTGCGCGGCTCTCCATTTTCTGATGTAAATTACACCGTCAACCTGCAAATTTTTCCCAAAGAGCAAATTGAGCAGATTCAACCCCAAGCCTTTGCCACCGCACCCCAAAATATCTACGTTGCCGATGGCGCTCACTATTCTATTGCAGCGCTGCTGCCCACAGGCAACCGCTTAGTTGTCGGTGAAACAGCCAAGGTAGAATTTCAAACGGTCGAAGGAAAACCGCTCGCTCGCCTCGATGCCGAGTTTCCCGAAACGCATATGACTCCTCGCTGGAAAATTATCAAAGGAGAGGAGCGGATACGAATTGATGAAAACGGCAACATACAAGCCTTAGAGCCTGGGGAGGCAACCATTCAGGGCACAATTCCAGGGCTGGCAACGGATAAAGGCTTTCTTTTCATCGACGCCCTCGGTCGCGTTGGTGCCGTCGATCAGAATGGAGTTATCCACTGGGATATTGTGGGTATGGTGCTGTTCTTCGGTCTTAGCTTATATCTAAACCAATTACTTTCAGGGCAGCAGGGTTCCACCTCCAACCCACAGCAGGATACAGTGAACAAAATTACCCCCATTATTTTTTCGGGTATGTTTTTGTTCTTCCCACTGCCTGCCGGGGTACTGATGTATATGGTGATAGCGAATATTTTCCAGACAGCTCAGACCTTTATTCTGTCACGGGAACCCCTACCGGAAAACCTCCAAAAATTAGTGGAGGAGCAGGAAAAAGAAGCAAATGCCAAAGGACGAGAGGCACTTCCCTTTGAACCCGGTCGTTCTAAGAAAAAAGCTTCAGGGTAA
- a CDS encoding YceD family protein gives MEPIYIPHLLKAPEKKEEIQLEEFLPALETLTPVRGRAIVTHQGNYLEVSVQAEAIITLTCHRCLQQYNHRLVLKTSELIWLDEAADESEDIPSEREVLLEDLVETLPPNGYFHPSDWLYQQMCLAIPQRQLCDSQCPGITIKSEEGQPPPLTDRRWATLEALKKQLS, from the coding sequence ATGGAACCTATTTACATTCCCCATCTGCTCAAAGCGCCGGAAAAGAAAGAGGAAATTCAACTCGAAGAATTTCTTCCTGCTTTGGAAACCTTGACCCCTGTGCGGGGACGTGCGATCGTTACCCATCAAGGGAACTATTTAGAGGTATCTGTCCAGGCAGAAGCAATAATTACTTTAACTTGCCACCGATGTTTGCAACAATACAATCATCGTCTGGTGCTGAAAACTTCCGAACTGATTTGGTTAGATGAAGCCGCTGATGAATCTGAGGATATACCCTCCGAAAGAGAAGTGTTGCTGGAAGATTTGGTGGAAACATTACCCCCGAACGGCTACTTTCATCCCAGCGACTGGCTTTATCAACAGATGTGTCTGGCAATTCCCCAAAGGCAACTTTGCGATTCCCAGTGTCCCGGAATTACTATAAAATCTGAGGAAGGTCAGCCACCACCCCTGACCGATCGACGCTGGGCAACTCTGGAAGCACTGAAAAAACAACTCTCCTAA
- the sigC gene encoding RNA polymerase sigma factor SigC, whose product MPATFDLTDATYDSQLDASSFELEDSAEPMASDLVDLDEEVDATSTQQGTSRRTTDLVRLYLQDIGRVRLLGRDEEVSEAQEVQRYMRLLELRDKAAQQEDGTIGQYVRLIDIHDRLAANLGHRPSWERWAASASVTVAELKQTMAAGKRRWAELAALKIEELEQIQAEGVRAKEHMIKANLRLVVSVAKKYQNRGLELLDLIQEGTMGLERAVEKFDPTKGYRFSTYAYWWIRQGITRAIATQSRTIRLPVHITEKLNKIKKAQRKISQEKGRTATLEDLAKELEMTPMQVREVLFRVPRSVSLETKVGKEKDTELGDLLETEDVSPEETLMREALYRDLHHLLADLTSRERDVILMRFGLEDGHPYSLAEIGRALDLSRERVRQIEAKALQKLRQPKRRNRVRDYLESFS is encoded by the coding sequence ATGCCAGCAACCTTTGATTTAACCGATGCCACCTACGACAGTCAACTAGATGCCTCTAGCTTTGAGCTAGAAGACAGCGCTGAGCCAATGGCCAGCGATCTGGTCGATCTGGATGAGGAGGTAGACGCTACCAGCACTCAGCAAGGTACCAGCCGTCGCACTACCGATCTGGTTCGTTTGTATCTTCAAGATATTGGTCGGGTGCGTTTGCTAGGGCGAGATGAGGAAGTTTCAGAAGCACAAGAAGTCCAGCGCTATATGCGATTGCTGGAATTACGGGATAAAGCCGCCCAGCAGGAAGATGGGACGATCGGGCAGTATGTTCGATTGATCGATATCCACGATCGTCTGGCTGCTAACTTGGGGCACCGTCCATCTTGGGAACGGTGGGCTGCCTCTGCCAGCGTTACGGTTGCGGAACTCAAGCAAACTATGGCAGCGGGGAAACGGCGCTGGGCAGAGCTGGCTGCTTTAAAAATTGAAGAGTTAGAACAGATCCAAGCAGAAGGCGTCCGGGCAAAAGAACACATGATCAAAGCCAACCTGCGCTTGGTGGTGTCGGTTGCCAAAAAATATCAAAATCGCGGTCTGGAATTATTGGATTTAATCCAAGAAGGAACAATGGGTCTGGAGCGAGCTGTGGAGAAGTTCGATCCTACAAAGGGATACCGCTTTAGTACTTACGCCTACTGGTGGATTCGCCAAGGGATTACGCGGGCGATCGCCACTCAAAGCCGCACGATTCGCTTACCGGTTCACATCACCGAAAAACTCAACAAAATCAAGAAAGCTCAACGGAAAATTTCCCAAGAAAAAGGCCGCACGGCAACTCTGGAAGACCTTGCCAAGGAATTGGAGATGACGCCGATGCAAGTGCGGGAAGTGTTATTCCGCGTGCCTCGTTCTGTTTCTTTGGAAACCAAAGTGGGCAAGGAAAAAGACACCGAACTGGGCGATTTGTTGGAAACCGAGGATGTGTCTCCGGAAGAAACTTTGATGCGGGAAGCTCTCTACCGGGACTTGCACCACCTGTTAGCCGATTTAACCAGCCGGGAACGGGATGTCATCCTCATGCGGTTTGGTTTGGAAGACGGTCATCCTTACTCTTTGGCCGAAATTGGTCGGGCGTTAGATCTCTCTCGCGAACGAGTTCGCCAAATTGAAGCGAAAGCTTTGCAAAAGCTGCGCCAACCCAAGCGTCGCAACCGGGTACGGGATTATCTGGAGTCTTTTAGTTAA
- the rpmH gene encoding 50S ribosomal protein L34, translated as MTKRTLHGTSRKRRRTSGFRARMRTKNGQAVIKARRKKGRYRLSVSG; from the coding sequence ATGACCAAACGCACGCTACACGGTACCAGTCGCAAAAGAAGAAGAACTTCCGGTTTTCGTGCCCGGATGCGTACCAAAAACGGTCAGGCAGTGATTAAAGCCCGTCGCAAAAAGGGTCGTTACCGTCTCAGTGTCAGCGGTTAA
- a CDS encoding DUF2808 domain-containing protein yields MRRLLTALAVTAVLTGVPTITWADALPGFTLFGGPPRENQLPFRLDFGGNANAWDRYRLRIPAKKMNLAVAQFSISYPNYYRGQFDPKKVEVRVRGKSVPLQEVVWDKENRVIQIYPVEPVPAGYQVELVLSNVKNPNFGGMFYFNCQILSPGDVPLLRYIGTWILSID; encoded by the coding sequence ATGCGACGTTTGCTTACTGCCTTAGCTGTTACTGCGGTGCTTACCGGGGTTCCCACCATTACCTGGGCCGATGCCTTACCCGGATTCACCTTGTTTGGTGGCCCTCCTCGCGAAAACCAATTGCCCTTCAGGTTGGATTTCGGCGGCAATGCTAATGCTTGGGATCGTTATCGTTTGAGGATTCCCGCCAAAAAAATGAACTTGGCGGTGGCACAATTTTCGATTTCTTATCCGAATTATTACCGGGGTCAGTTCGATCCCAAAAAGGTTGAGGTGAGGGTTAGGGGTAAATCCGTGCCCCTACAAGAGGTAGTCTGGGATAAAGAAAACCGCGTAATTCAAATTTACCCGGTAGAGCCAGTGCCAGCGGGATACCAGGTGGAATTAGTTTTATCTAATGTGAAAAATCCAAATTTTGGCGGAATGTTCTACTTCAACTGTCAAATTCTCTCCCCTGGCGATGTGCCTTTACTGCGTTATATCGGCACTTGGATATTGAGTATTGATTAG
- a CDS encoding AAA family ATPase has protein sequence MVFREEFELLLRARYPLIYIPTCEEERVEAAIAEIAKKQGNRGIYVWDFVDGYQGNPNDAGFGRRNPLQALELVEKIAASAPAIFILRDFHRFLEDVAISRKLKNLARLLKSQPKNIVILSPRIAIPEELSEVLTVLEFHLPAAPEIKAEVERLLAATGKSLEGKILDEIVRSCQGLSMERIRRVLARAIATHGELLPEDVELVLEEKRQTIRQTQILEFYPATENISDIGGLDNLKDWLLRRGGAFSERARQYGLPHPRGLLLVGIQGTGKSLMAKAIAHHWHLPLLRLDVGRLFAGLVGESESRTRQMIQLAEALSPCVLWIDEIDKAFSGLDGKGDAGTSNRVFGTFITWLAEKISPVFVVATANNIQTLPAEMLRKGRFDEIFFVGLPTQEERKAIFAVHLSRLRPHNLQNYDLDRLAYETPDFSGAEIEQSLIEAMHIGFSQNRDFTIDDILEAASQIVPLARTAQEQIQFLQEWAAAGKARLASKHSSLSNRIQSQFR, from the coding sequence ATGGTTTTCCGTGAAGAGTTTGAACTGCTGCTACGAGCCCGCTACCCTTTAATTTACATTCCCACTTGTGAAGAAGAACGAGTGGAAGCAGCGATCGCAGAAATTGCAAAAAAACAAGGCAATCGCGGTATTTATGTGTGGGATTTTGTGGATGGCTACCAGGGGAATCCCAACGATGCAGGTTTTGGGCGTCGCAATCCCTTGCAAGCGCTGGAATTAGTAGAAAAAATAGCAGCCTCTGCACCAGCTATTTTCATTCTGCGCGACTTCCACCGTTTCTTGGAAGATGTCGCTATCTCCCGCAAACTCAAGAATTTAGCGCGGTTGCTCAAATCTCAACCCAAAAATATAGTCATACTGTCGCCCAGAATCGCTATTCCAGAGGAACTGAGCGAAGTTCTCACGGTGTTGGAGTTCCATCTGCCGGCTGCACCTGAAATTAAAGCAGAAGTAGAACGCTTGTTAGCAGCTACCGGGAAATCTCTGGAAGGCAAGATATTAGATGAAATCGTTCGTTCCTGCCAAGGTCTTTCGATGGAGAGAATTCGCCGCGTCTTGGCAAGGGCGATCGCTACTCACGGCGAATTGCTTCCCGAAGATGTGGAACTGGTTTTGGAAGAAAAACGCCAAACTATTCGCCAAACCCAAATATTAGAATTTTATCCCGCCACGGAAAATATATCCGACATTGGCGGTTTGGATAACTTAAAAGATTGGTTGCTGCGGCGAGGCGGTGCATTTTCGGAACGCGCTAGGCAATACGGTTTGCCCCACCCCAGAGGTTTGCTGTTAGTGGGAATTCAGGGAACTGGCAAATCTCTGATGGCAAAAGCGATCGCCCACCACTGGCACCTACCCCTACTCCGCCTGGACGTGGGGCGTTTGTTTGCTGGTTTGGTAGGCGAATCCGAATCTCGCACCAGGCAAATGATTCAATTGGCAGAAGCTTTATCTCCCTGCGTGTTGTGGATCGATGAAATAGACAAAGCTTTTTCCGGACTGGATGGCAAAGGCGATGCCGGCACCAGCAACCGCGTATTCGGTACTTTTATCACTTGGTTAGCCGAAAAGATTTCGCCTGTGTTTGTCGTCGCTACAGCTAATAACATCCAAACTTTACCTGCGGAAATGCTTCGCAAAGGCAGATTTGATGAAATCTTTTTCGTCGGTTTGCCTACCCAGGAAGAACGCAAAGCCATTTTTGCGGTGCATTTATCTCGGTTGCGTCCCCACAACCTGCAAAATTACGACCTCGATCGACTTGCCTACGAAACGCCGGATTTTTCTGGCGCAGAAATTGAGCAATCTTTGATTGAAGCTATGCACATCGGTTTTAGCCAAAACCGGGATTTCACCATAGATGATATTTTGGAAGCCGCCAGCCAGATTGTACCTTTGGCGCGAACCGCACAAGAGCAAATCCAGTTTTTACAGGAATGGGCTGCCGCTGGCAAAGCTCGCTTAGCCTCTAAGCACAGTAGCCTCAGCAATAGAATTCAGAGCCAATTCCGATAG